A genomic window from Populus alba chromosome 19, ASM523922v2, whole genome shotgun sequence includes:
- the LOC118042918 gene encoding CBL-interacting protein kinase 18, with the protein MENKGNVLMERYDFGRLLGQGNFAKVYYGRNLKTGQSVAIKVIDKEKVLKVGLMDQIKREISVMRLVKHPNVLQLYEVMATKNKIYFVIEYAKGGELFNKVAKGRLKEDVARTYFQQLISAIDFCHSRGVSHRDLKPENLLLDDNGGLKVSDFGLSAAAESRRQDGLLHTTCGTPAYVAPEVIYRKGYDGAKADIWSCGVVLFVLLAGYLPFHDANLILMYRKIRKAEYKFPNWFSPEMCRLLSRMLDPNPKTRISITKIMENSWFRKGFDSNAVTIKNEVTGLDPLAADVTFDSCENDSAPAEAKKELSQPTSLNAFDIISLSSGFDLSGLFAKDNQKKEKKFISMHSASTITSKLEDIARLLKLKVKKKDGGLLKLEGSEKGRKGALSIDTEIFEFTPSLHLVEVKSSSGDTLEYLQILENGIRPALKDIVWAWQGE; encoded by the coding sequence ATGGAAAATAAGGGGAATGTGTTGATGGAAAGGTATGATTTTGGGAGATTGCTTGGCCAAGGAAACTTTGCTAAGGTTTACTATGGGAGAAACCTGAAAACTGGCCAGAGTGTGGCCATCAAGGTCATTGACAAAGAGAAGGTTCTGAAAGTAGGACTGATGGATCAGATCAAGCGAGAGATATCTGTCATGAGATTGGTTAAACATCCAAACGTTCTGCAACTATACGAGGTTATGgccaccaaaaacaaaatttacttTGTGATAGAATATGCTAAAGGTGGCGAACTCTTTAATAAGGTAGCAAAAGGGAGGCTCAAGGAAGATGTTGCTAGGACGTATTTTCAACAGTTAATCAGTGCAATTGATTTTTGTCATAGCAGAGGTGTTTCTCACCGAGATTTGAAACCAGAAAACTTATTACTGGATGACAATGGAGGTTTGAAGGTGTCAGATTTTGGTTTGAGTGCTGCTGCTGAGTCTAGGCGTCAAGATGGTTTGCTGCACACAACTTGTGGAACTCCTGCATATGTGGCTCCTGAAGTTATTTACAGGAAAGGCTATGACGGGGCCAAAGCTGACATCTGGTCTTGTGGGGTGGTCTTGTTTGTTTTGCTGGCCGGTTATCTCCCATTTCATGATGCAAATCTGATTTTGATGTACCGAAAAATAAGAAAGGCAGAGTACAAGTTCCCTAACTGGTTTTCACCTGAAATGTGCAGGCTGCTATCAAGGATGCTTGATCCTAACCCAAAAACTAGAATTTCCATCACAAAAATAATGGAAAATTCCTGGTTTAGAAAAGGATTCGATTCTAATGCtgttacaataaaaaatgaagttacTGGATTGGATCCTTTGGCTGCTGATGTGACATTTGACTCTTGTGAGAATGACAGTGCTCCTGCTGAAGCCAAGAAAGAGTTGAGCCAGCCTACCAGTTTGAATGCCTTTGATATCATATCTCTTTCATCTGGGTTTGACTTATCTGGTTTGTTTGCGAAAGATAaccagaagaaagaaaaaaagttcataTCAATGCACTCTGCCTCAACCATTACATCCAAGCTGGAGGACATTGCTAGGCTTCTGAAGCTAAAAGTAAAGAAGAAAGATGGAGGGCTGTTGAAGTTGGAGGGATCAGAGAAAGGTAGGAAAGGGGCGTTGTCCATTGATACAGAAATATTTGAGTTCACTCCATCTTTGCATTTGGTAGAGGTGAAAAGTTCTAGTGGTGATACCCTGGAATACCTACAGATACTGGAAAATGGTATAAGACCAGCTCTAAAGGACATTGTTTGGGCATGGCAAGGAGAGTAG